In the Burkholderia contaminans genome, TGTGCCTGGTCATCGAGCGTGAACCGGAGAGCCTGACGGCCGCCGGTGCATTCCTTGTCCGGCATCGCGATAAGTTTCTGCGTCTACTACACGAGCGTCGGGCGTTCGTACGGGCACGCTTCGATGACATCCAGACACTCGGCTATTCGCCGTCGTTCGACTATTGCGTCGAACTGGCCGAAGCATTCCTGCAGAAACTTCCCAATGGCGTACCCGAACAAAAATCACGCCACCGGTGACCCCTCCGGCGCCTGATTGCCACTGGCCTCCGCTTGACCACACCATACCCGCGGCGGCGAGCAGGATCGCTTCCAGCACCCCGCGACGCCATGCCCCGTCCGGCGAAACCGCGATTGCCCGCTCCGTCCGGCCATGTTAAAAGTCGTCGCACGCATTTGGAAATGAAATGCTCGAATCCGCAAAAGTGCAGAAATGAATAGACCCCTGTTCGACCTCGACCTGCTGCGCGCGCTCGTGATGGTCGCCGACTGCGGCAGCTTCACGACGGCGTCCGCGCGCCTGCATTCGACGCAGTCGACGGTCAGCCAGAAGGTGCGCCGGCTCGAGGAAATCGCCGGGCACCGCCTGCTCGATCGCGGCACGCGCGACGTGCGGCCGACCGACGCGGGCGTGACGGTGCTCAGCTATGCGCGGCGCATGATCGCGCTGAACGACGAAATGCTGGAAGCGCTGTCGGGCGCCACGGTCGCGCTGACGATCCGGCTCGGCGTGCCCGACGATTTCGCGGCAGGCCGCACAACACATGCGCTCGCGGCGTTCAAGCGCGCGCATCCGCAGGTGAAGCTCGAAGTGATGTGCGGGCTGAGCCGAGACATCAGCGCCGCGTACGACCGCGGCGAACTCGACCTCGTGCTGATCAAGCAGCGGCGCGACAGCCGCGAGGCCGTCGTGCGCTGGCCCGAGAAGCTGCGCTGGATCGACAGCGCGAAGCATCCGTCGATCGAGCTCGACCCGGTGCCGATCGTCGTGTTTCCGCCGCGCGGGCTCTATCGCGACGACATGATCAAGGCGATCGAGGAACGCGGCCGCCGCTGGCGG is a window encoding:
- a CDS encoding LysR family transcriptional regulator codes for the protein MNRPLFDLDLLRALVMVADCGSFTTASARLHSTQSTVSQKVRRLEEIAGHRLLDRGTRDVRPTDAGVTVLSYARRMIALNDEMLEALSGATVALTIRLGVPDDFAAGRTTHALAAFKRAHPQVKLEVMCGLSRDISAAYDRGELDLVLIKQRRDSREAVVRWPEKLRWIDSAKHPSIELDPVPIVVFPPRGLYRDDMIKAIEERGRRWRISFTTSSLSGIQAAVADGLGISVLPARVVTDEHVVLTAKQGFAPIEHMDIAILHRPTADPMVSELTKALATMLELEE